From one Caldithrix abyssi DSM 13497 genomic stretch:
- the moaA gene encoding GTP 3',8-cyclase MoaA — translation MEMDQPSLKPASVLTDPYGRILNYLRIALTDRCNLRCTYCMPAEGVPFIEHEQIMRFEEILRLVQIMLPYGLRKIRVTGGEPLVRRGTISFLQKLRQVGPELQIHLTTNGVLLEDYFKELVEISISGVNLSLDTLNPQKFKKITRHDSFVKVWRALQQVLDSNIPLKLNMVVQRGLNEDEIIPMAELARQHSLEVRFIEQMPFDGLSRKIERPFTGEEILQTLRTAFGTLESTKKQNGTAQLYKIPGFKGTIGIISGYSRTFCSDCNRLRLTSTGVLKTCLYDRGSVNLKDLMRAGYDDARLLKAIERAVRERHKDGFEAEKESFDVQKLSMSQIGG, via the coding sequence ATGGAAATGGATCAACCCTCACTTAAACCTGCTTCGGTATTAACCGATCCTTATGGTCGCATTTTAAATTATCTGCGTATTGCCTTAACCGACCGTTGTAATTTACGCTGTACCTATTGCATGCCGGCCGAAGGCGTTCCTTTTATTGAACATGAACAAATCATGCGCTTCGAAGAGATTTTGCGCCTGGTGCAAATTATGCTTCCATATGGCTTGCGCAAAATCCGCGTTACCGGCGGAGAACCGCTGGTGCGCAGAGGAACCATTTCATTTTTACAAAAGCTGCGTCAGGTAGGCCCTGAGCTGCAAATCCATTTAACAACCAACGGCGTCCTTTTAGAAGATTATTTTAAAGAACTTGTAGAAATCTCCATCTCCGGCGTCAATCTTTCGCTGGACACGTTAAATCCCCAAAAATTTAAAAAAATTACGCGTCACGATTCCTTTGTTAAAGTGTGGCGGGCTTTGCAACAGGTTCTTGATAGTAATATTCCATTAAAACTAAACATGGTGGTGCAACGCGGTTTAAATGAAGATGAAATCATCCCCATGGCTGAACTGGCCAGGCAGCACAGCCTGGAGGTGCGCTTTATTGAACAAATGCCTTTTGACGGGTTGTCGCGAAAGATCGAACGTCCTTTTACAGGCGAGGAAATTCTGCAAACGCTGCGGACGGCTTTCGGAACTCTGGAGAGTACAAAAAAACAAAACGGCACGGCGCAATTGTACAAAATTCCGGGTTTTAAAGGAACCATCGGCATTATTTCCGGTTACAGCCGCACCTTTTGCAGCGACTGTAATCGATTGCGCTTAACTTCAACCGGCGTGCTGAAAACGTGTCTTTATGATCGTGGCAGCGTTAACCTGAAAGATTTAATGCGCGCCGGATACGACGACGCCCGGCTTTTAAAGGCCATAGAGCGGGCAGTTCGGGAAAGGCACAAGGATGGTTTTGAAGCCGAAAAGGAAAGCTTTGACGTTCAAAAGCTGTCCATGTCTCAAATAGGAGGCTAA